In one Helicobacter ibis genomic region, the following are encoded:
- a CDS encoding F0F1 ATP synthase subunit C: protein MKKLLFVFMALAGFAFAAEGGSNGEILLAYSAIAAGIGLGIAALGGAIGMGNTSAATISGMARNPGVGGKLMTTMFIALAMIEAQVIYTLVVALILLYANPFLAVLGL, encoded by the coding sequence ATGAAAAAGTTACTTTTCGTATTTATGGCATTAGCAGGTTTTGCATTTGCTGCTGAAGGTGGAAGCAATGGAGAAATACTACTTGCATATTCTGCAATTGCTGCTGGTATTGGATTAGGTATTGCTGCATTAGGTGGTGCTATTGGTATGGGTAATACTTCTGCTGCTACTATTTCTGGTATGGCTAGAAATCCTGGCGTTGGCGGTAAGCTAATGACAACTATGTTTATTGCTTTAGCAATGATTGAAGCACAAGTTATCTATACACTTGTTGTAGCTTTAATCCTACTTTATGCAAATCCTTTCTTAGCAGTGCTAGGACTTTAA
- a CDS encoding glycosyltransferase family 8 protein, producing the protein MYHIVLNSDESYMKYAAVLISSIAKNSPHDNGYMIHILTNEISKEISDKMELLTNSLSKYCKISIKLHHMGDKDFQGSPLWGENQNYLAYYRLKLAQVIPADIDRCLYLDVDMLVVGDISCLFEVDLGEAIAGVVLDFYRPQNKRPLALKRQKLSYVTLDTNIYFNSGLLLVNLKQWREHKVEETCIEFLSNYESMFPDQDALNVVIKDKTKILSPKFNYYLLLPSNKLVFRGKNNANINEEESVYNEALKDIRIVHFIGHLKPWDSFVEPFYNYGHLVATPYIRQWWSIALRCEAFRDELLDIYENREQEKLDILARDIYLKMKKLEYKINSTRHPIRTLIKKLKGEL; encoded by the coding sequence ATGTATCACATTGTTCTTAATTCTGATGAATCATATATGAAATATGCTGCTGTTTTAATCTCTAGCATAGCTAAAAATAGCCCACATGATAATGGATATATGATACACATTCTTACAAATGAAATTTCAAAAGAAATAAGCGATAAAATGGAGCTTCTAACTAATAGCCTTAGTAAATATTGCAAAATTAGCATAAAGTTACATCATATGGGTGATAAGGACTTTCAAGGCTCACCTTTATGGGGAGAGAATCAAAACTATCTAGCTTATTATAGGTTAAAGTTAGCACAAGTTATACCAGCAGATATTGATAGATGCTTGTATTTAGATGTTGATATGCTTGTAGTTGGCGATATTAGTTGTTTGTTTGAAGTAGATTTAGGCGAGGCAATAGCTGGTGTTGTGCTAGACTTTTATAGACCACAGAATAAAAGACCACTAGCTCTTAAAAGACAAAAGCTATCTTATGTCACTTTAGATACAAACATTTATTTTAACTCTGGTTTATTACTTGTGAATTTGAAGCAATGGCGAGAGCATAAAGTAGAAGAAACATGTATAGAGTTTCTAAGTAATTATGAATCTATGTTTCCAGATCAAGATGCACTAAATGTAGTTATAAAGGATAAGACGAAGATCTTATCGCCAAAGTTTAATTATTATTTGCTACTTCCTTCTAATAAGCTAGTATTTAGAGGTAAGAACAATGCTAACATAAATGAAGAAGAAAGTGTTTATAATGAGGCACTAAAAGATATTAGAATTGTTCATTTTATAGGACATTTGAAGCCTTGGGATTCATTTGTAGAACCATTTTACAATTATGGTCATTTGGTAGCTACTCCATATATTAGGCAGTGGTGGAGTATAGCACTAAGATGTGAAGCCTTTAGAGATGAGCTTTTAGACATTTATGAAAATAGAGAGCAAGAAAAGCTAGACATTCTAGCACGAGATATATATCTAAAAATGAAAAAACTAGAATACAAAATAAACTCTACACGCCACCCAATAAGAACGCTAATTAAAAAATTAAAAGGAGAATTATGA
- the rfbA gene encoding glucose-1-phosphate thymidylyltransferase RfbA has protein sequence MKGIILAGGSGTRLYPTTLTISKQLLPIYDKPMIYYPFSVLMLAHIRDVLIISTPSDIDRFRELFGSGDWLGMNIEYKIQSSPDGLAQGLILAEEFVKNDDMALILGDNIFYGQGLSPMLKEAKENAKNNYATIFSYRVNDPHRFGVVEFDESENILSIEEKPQEPKSNFAATGLYFYDNSAIDIAKSIKPSTRGELEITDVNSVYLSNKRLKTQILRRGFAWLDTGTHDSLLEAGSFVQTIEVRQGYKVACLEEIAYNNGWIDKETLLKRAEFLAKSGYGEYLKKVSEGFR, from the coding sequence ATGAAAGGCATAATTTTAGCAGGTGGTAGTGGCACACGGCTATATCCTACAACACTCACCATATCAAAGCAACTCCTACCAATATATGATAAGCCTATGATTTATTATCCATTTTCCGTGCTTATGTTAGCACACATTAGAGATGTGCTAATAATCTCAACTCCAAGTGATATAGATAGATTTAGAGAGCTTTTTGGCAGTGGGGATTGGCTTGGTATGAATATAGAATACAAGATTCAAAGCTCTCCAGATGGACTAGCACAAGGGCTTATCTTAGCAGAAGAATTTGTCAAAAACGATGATATGGCATTAATTTTAGGGGATAATATTTTCTATGGGCAGGGTTTATCTCCAATGCTAAAAGAAGCAAAAGAAAATGCAAAAAATAACTACGCAACTATATTTTCATATAGGGTAAATGATCCGCATAGATTCGGAGTAGTGGAGTTTGATGAGAGTGAGAACATACTAAGCATAGAAGAAAAGCCACAAGAGCCAAAGAGTAACTTTGCGGCTACTGGACTTTACTTTTATGATAATTCAGCCATTGATATTGCAAAGAGCATAAAGCCAAGCACTAGAGGTGAGCTAGAAATCACTGATGTAAATTCTGTATATCTAAGCAATAAAAGGCTAAAGACACAGATTCTAAGGCGTGGGTTTGCATGGCTTGATACTGGGACACATGATAGTCTGCTTGAGGCTGGAAGTTTTGTGCAGACAATAGAAGTAAGACAGGGTTATAAAGTAGCGTGTTTGGAGGAAATAGCATACAATAATGGCTGGATAGACAAGGAAACTCTGCTTAAAAGAGCGGAATTTTTGGCAAAGAGTGGGTATGGTGAGTATCTAAAAAAAGTATCAGAAGGCTTTCGATGA
- the rfbB gene encoding dTDP-glucose 4,6-dehydratase gives MNILITGGAGFIGSNFINYFAKKYRNYHIFNLDSLTYAGSLENLREVESEENYTFIKGDICDFDFVREVFLEHKIDSVIHFAAESHVDNSIKNPSVFINTNVNGTFNLLHNAYNAWFVEPFVCKDSARHVFFHISTDEVYGSLEINDEPFTESTSYAPNSPYSASKASSDMLVRSYFHTYGLCGFITNCSNNYGIKQHDEKLIPTIIRNALLNKDIPIYGDGKNIRDWLYVDDHARAIDLVFHSDYFGESFNVGGNCEIQNINIAEYICKALDKLYPKEESYTKQIRFVKDRAGHDRRYAINASKIQNKLGFIPQESFESGIMKTIQWYAKKYGF, from the coding sequence ATGAATATTTTAATCACTGGTGGAGCGGGGTTTATAGGGAGTAATTTTATAAATTACTTTGCTAAAAAGTATAGAAATTATCATATTTTTAACTTAGATTCTTTGACATATGCTGGGAGTTTGGAGAATCTAAGAGAAGTTGAAAGCGAAGAAAATTACACTTTTATAAAGGGTGATATTTGTGATTTTGACTTTGTTAGAGAAGTGTTTTTGGAGCATAAAATAGATTCTGTCATACACTTTGCTGCTGAATCTCATGTTGATAATTCTATTAAAAATCCAAGTGTATTTATAAATACTAATGTAAATGGCACTTTTAATCTATTGCATAATGCTTATAATGCTTGGTTTGTTGAGCCATTTGTGTGTAAGGATTCTGCAAGACATGTATTTTTTCACATTAGCACAGATGAGGTATATGGCTCACTAGAGATTAATGATGAGCCATTTACTGAATCTACCTCCTATGCACCAAACTCTCCTTATTCAGCTTCTAAGGCATCTAGCGATATGCTTGTTAGGTCTTATTTTCATACTTATGGTTTATGTGGATTTATAACTAATTGTTCCAATAATTATGGGATAAAGCAACATGATGAAAAGCTAATCCCAACAATAATAAGAAACGCATTATTAAACAAAGACATACCAATATATGGAGATGGGAAAAATATAAGGGATTGGTTATATGTAGATGATCATGCAAGGGCAATTGATTTGGTATTTCATAGTGATTATTTTGGAGAGAGTTTTAATGTTGGTGGGAATTGTGAGATTCAAAATATAAATATCGCAGAGTATATCTGTAAGGCACTAGATAAGCTATACCCAAAAGAAGAATCCTATACAAAGCAAATAAGATTTGTAAAAGATAGAGCAGGGCATGATAGAAGATATGCAATAAATGCCTCTAAGATACAAAACAAGCTAGGTTTTATACCGCAAGAATCCTTTGAGAGTGGGATTATGAAAACTATACAATGGTATGCAAAGAAATATGGATTTTAG
- a CDS encoding sugar 3,4-ketoisomerase, which translates to MDFRNYKLLNFSVMGDLRGNLVSLEENKNIPFCIKRVYYIYNTSDKERGFHAHTRLEQVAVVLSGECEFVLDSGKSREVIKLDTPSVGLYIGIGIWREMRNFSSNCVLMVLASEYYDENEYIRDYDEFLKFKGIK; encoded by the coding sequence ATGGATTTTAGAAATTATAAATTATTAAATTTTAGCGTTATGGGTGATTTGCGTGGAAATCTTGTGAGTTTGGAAGAAAATAAAAACATACCATTTTGTATAAAGAGAGTGTATTATATATACAATACTAGCGATAAAGAGAGAGGATTTCATGCACATACAAGATTGGAACAAGTAGCAGTTGTGTTAAGTGGTGAGTGCGAGTTTGTGCTCGATAGTGGAAAGAGTAGGGAAGTTATAAAGCTAGATACTCCTAGTGTTGGGCTATATATTGGCATTGGAATATGGAGAGAGATGAGGAATTTTAGCTCTAATTGTGTGCTAATGGTTTTAGCTAGTGAGTATTATGATGAGAATGAGTATATTAGAGATTATGATGAGTTTTTAAAATTTAAGGGGATAAAATGA